In Daucus carota subsp. sativus chromosome 4, DH1 v3.0, whole genome shotgun sequence, one DNA window encodes the following:
- the LOC135152172 gene encoding uncharacterized protein LOC135152172, producing MPTKLSVAVGDEPTKMIPKENISSISKDAKVKHLLHCALDNAMSNRTGESLSDQYDKLVKLLNGLSMVDKEYDPEDSNLKFILALLGKWDVKATTIRDNHDLGEMSIDEIYGRLKTYELEMEQRSKRHGGKPKPVSLKVQEEAAVVKNKGKVHVTKNDTESSNSDNDTNYDISDSEDSDTEMMQLAALMVKSFKKMAYKNFNKGKKFTRKDRNSDRKGFKKNEGKEEKSGKVDKSKFTCFNCGEKGHFATKCKKVKNDKGQAFITNKGNWADTSDSEEETGYALMANTDNNSETAETKVPHSTFAFDTKDITELRLFLKSLHISYRDHTLENERLKSEILDVNKRNDFIKKELVQMLEVQKERDDANILGSGNWKKGLGYTEKGDETESSKPEFVKKIEKPDVTPVRFVAESTKSTKEIAKSETKTKSKSHKPKQVSIGLMTQKQLKNKPKEVIQENKAKEPRKNRNEKKNRDINTMSPKLEVKTRIVRFRPENPCFHCEFVEKADPNVSYGDGNIGKTLGYGNINLGNVIIESVALVSGLKHNVLSISQIRDRGYQFNFFQEHCEVVIKSTGKVVLKGYRHGNIYETKLSLNSNNSAISVLGRASVEDSWNWHKKLSHMNFNNINELVKKDLVKGLPKSIRSSFKSKTESSILEPYHLLPVDLFKPVNVMSIAKKRYTLVIVDEYTRYTWVYFLHSKDETSSLLVEHVKQLDKISKDAVKIIRSDNGTEFKNSKMEEFCKINGIKKEFSVPGTPQQNGVVERKNRILIEAARTMLEEAKLPTYFWAEAV from the exons atgccaaccaagctctctgttgcagttggagatgaacctacgaagatgattcccaaagaaaatatctcatcaatcagcaaggatgcaaaagtgaagcacTTACTGCATTGTGCTCttgacaatgctatgtccaacagg acTGGTGAATCACTATCAGATCAGTATGACAAGCTTGTTAAACTGTTGAATGGCTTATCCATGGTGGATAAGGAATATGACCCTGAAGATTCAAACCTAAAATTCATACTAGCTCTTCTTGGAAAGTGGGATGTGAAAGCAACAaccataagagacaatcatgatcttggaGAGATGTCCATTGATGAAATCTATGGAAGGCTAAAGAcgtatgaacttgagatggaacagaggagTAAAAGACATGGAGGAAAGCCCAAACCTGTTTCCctgaaagttcaagaagagGCTGCTGTTGTGAAAAATAAAGGAAAAGTTCATGTCACAAAAaatgatactgagtcatcaaactctgataatgacaCAAACTACGATATCTCAGACTCTGAGGACAGTgacactgagatgatgcagctggcagcttTGATGGTCAAaagtttcaagaagatggcATACAAGAACTTCAATAAGGGAAAGAAATttacaaggaaagacagaaactctgataggaaaggtttcaagaagaatgagggaaaggaagaaaaatctggaaaagtcgacaaatccaagtttacctgcttcaattgtggtgaaaaaggtcactttgcaactaaatgcaagaAGGTCAAGAATGACAAAGGACAAGCTTTCATCACCAACAAAGGAAATTGGGCAGATACATCAGACTCAGAGGAAGAAACTGGCTATGCATTGATGGCAAATACTGATAACAACTCTGAGACTGCTGAAAccaaggtacctcattctactttTGCTTTTGACACTAAAGATATAACTgaattaagattgtttcttaaaagcTTGCATATCAGTTATAGAGATCatactttagaaaatgaaagattaaaatctgaaatcttaGATGTCAATAAAAGAAATGATTTTATTAAGAAAGAATTAGtccagatgttagaagttcagaaagaaagggATGAtgct aatatcttaggtagtggaaactggaagaaaggattAGGTTACACTGAGAAAGGGGATgaaactgagtcatcaaaaccAGAGTTTGTTAAGAAAATTGAGAAACCTGATGTTACACCAGTGAGATTTGTTGCAGAGTCTACAAAGTCAACAAAGGAAATTGCTAAATCAGAGACCAAAACCAAATCAAAGTCTCATAAACCCAAGCAAGTAAGCataggtttaatgactcagaaacagcttaagaaCAAGCCCAAGGAGGTTATACAAGAAAACAAGgctaaggaacctaggaaaaacagaaatgaaAA GAAGAATAGGGACATAAatactatgtctcccaaattagaagttaagactaggattGTTAGGTTTAGACccgagaatccttgttttcattgtg aatttgtggagaaggctgacccaaatgtttcttatggagatggcaacatagggaaaactttgggatatggcaacatcaatcttggaaatgtcatcattgaatctgtagctctggtctcaggacttaagcacaatgtGCTGAGTATAAGTCAAATccgtgacagaggatatcaatTCAATTTCTTTCAAGAACATTGTGAAGTTGTTATCAAAAGCACCGGGAAAGTTGTTCTAAAgggatacagacatggaaatatctatgaaaccaagctctctttaaactctaATAACTCTGCAATTTCCGTTCTAGGCAGAGCTAGTGTTGAAGACAGCTGgaattggcacaagaaactTTCTCACATGAACTTTAATAACATAAATGAATTAGTTAAGAAGGATCTTGTAAAAGGACTGCCCAAATCA ATAAGATcttctttcaaaagtaaaactgagtcttcaattcttgagccttatCATCTGCTGCCTGTTGATCTGTTCAAGCCAGTAAATGTCATGTCCAtcgcaaagaaaagatatactctggttattgttgatgaatacaccagatatacatgggtatacttTCTACATAGTAAGGATGAGACATCCTCTCTTCTGGTTGAGCATGTCAagcaactggacaaaatttctaaagatgcagtaaagatcatcagaagtgataatggcactgagttcaagaattcaaaaatggaagagttctgtaaaaTAAATGGAATTAAGAAAGAATTCTCTgtacctggaacacctcagcaaaatggtgtagtggaGAGAAAGAACAGAATTCTAatagaagctgcaagaaccatgctgGAAGAAGCAAAACTGCCAacttatttttgggctgaagctgtgtag
- the LOC135152173 gene encoding uncharacterized protein LOC135152173 codes for MGFNPLFTILKDNKLTRPNYIEWKRNLDIVLTAEECKFFTYEPKPDQPAADAPDEEKEYYKRWIKADEMSRCYILAAMSGVLQHQHQAMAIASDMLFNLKELFGDQNKAARQVAMKASMNTQMVEGSPFRLNYNMNKRQYSLAEPLTELQGAKGLFRQSVQVNMAEKGSSSKPKGSSSLGNQPCFISGDYPLTVSFVSEHPLRTNNRSVLWSWY; via the exons ATGGgatttaatccactgttcaccatacttaaggataacaaacttaccagacctaactatattgaatggaaacgtaatttggacattgtgttgactgctgaggagtgcAAGTTTttcacttatgaacccaagcctgatcAGCCTGCTGCTGacgctcctgatgaggagaaggagtattataagcggtggataaaggctgatgagatgtcacgatgttacattctagcagcaatgtcgggtgttttgcagcatcagcatcaggctatggccattGCTtcagatatgctctttaatctcaaggaactttttggagatcagaataaggctgctaggcaagtagccatgaaggcttcaatgaacactcagatggttGAAGGTTcgcct ttccgcttgaattacaacatgaacaagaggcagtatagtcttgcggaaccgctgacagaacttcagggaGCTAAAGGATTATTTcggcagagtgttcaagtgaatatggctgagaaaggttcttcctctaagccgaaaggttCTTCCTCCCTTGGCAACcagccttgctttatttctggtgattatcccctcactgtcagttttgtttctgaacacccactTCGTACCAACAAtagatctgttctttggtcttggtactag